The DNA window TGCTGCACGTTCTGGTCCTCACCACGCCGCGGGCGGCCAACTTCTTCGTCTGGATAGGCGTGCTCGCCACGATCCTGGCGGCGCTGTGGCCGTTCACGACTCGAGCCGAGATCGGATCGAAGATCTGCAGCAGCGCGATCTATCTCGCCATAGGATTGGCAATCGTGTCGCTCCTGTCGGGCACGGCCGCGGCCGCCCGTTCTCCGGGCGTCGGAACGCCGCGTCCGGACCCCATCGGCTGACAGTGCGATCGAGAACCGCCGGTGAATCGGAGGGCGGTCAGGTCTGTCCGTCGTTCCGCGGGGGGACCAGCCCGAGTGCCTCGAGTTCCCGGCGCGATTTGCGGTGCAGTTTGCGCCCGAGGAGCGGCCGCCCGTCGTCGTGGATGTACGCGCCATCCGGCTCCCTCGCGAGAGGCTCCTCCCAGGCCCGGTACAGCGCGGCCATTCGGAACGTGAAGCCCACGAGCACGGCCGCGGGTGCGGCGATCCAGTTGTCGAGGTGGAAAGCGTTGAGCAGCAGCCACACCGCGCCGGTCAGGAAGGCCGTGAACACGAACCACTCGCCGCGG is part of the Rhodococcus sp. SGAir0479 genome and encodes:
- a CDS encoding DUF6069 family protein, with translation MSSYRSAGLPDKTLDAGKLWAGGVATALVAALVAVVGLAIVRDLVDIPVTVPPATFADSQAGIMAGYAVFAALIATALLHVLVLTTPRAANFFVWIGVLATILAALWPFTTRAEIGSKICSSAIYLAIGLAIVSLLSGTAAAARSPGVGTPRPDPIG